A window of Helicobacter anatolicus contains these coding sequences:
- the ligA gene encoding NAD-dependent DNA ligase LigA, with product MIKNNLQYQECVKQLTKMAYHYYVLDDPIASDEEYDILYHQVKNYEEKNPKEILSSSPTQRVGMPPLLEFQKSTHKKKMWSLDDVFNFEELTEWCQRIFKLYPDASFTCSPKFDGASLNLYYENGKLKSAATRGDGVMGELVTQNAKTIPSIPLEIPYFDNIEVRGEVVITKEDFEKINTERLENNESLFANPRNAAAGSMRQLDSAITARRKLRFIPWGFGEHTLQQDSFFESMQKILSLGFYPVPFVKVCKDLKSIQAYYEEIMKMRTDFEMMLDGMVVMVDSFKQQESLGFTIKSPRFACAYKFPAVEKHTKILSITNQVGRTGVITPVAELEPVEIEGAEIKRATLHNYKEIEKKDIRMLDWVVVIRSGDVIPKIIKPLVEKRTGEEKKILPPTHCPVCNQELLIEDIFIKCQNLLCEARVKESIVHFASKKALNIDGLGERIVYQLFDANLVHSVIDLYSLDYGELLKLEGFKEKKAKNLLESIANTKNIDLWRLINALGIEHIGEGASKKLAQSFGLSCFEKNIEEIIGLEGFGEEMAKSFVEFSNINKNLVQMLLKILTPKNIIQEQKQNYFSKKKIVLTGTLQQPRDLIVAMLENVGAKVSNSVSSKVDFVICGENAGSKLEKAQALGVKILNESEFFAYFNKES from the coding sequence ATGATCAAAAATAATTTGCAGTATCAAGAATGCGTAAAACAACTTACAAAAATGGCATATCATTATTATGTCTTAGATGATCCTATAGCAAGCGATGAAGAGTATGATATTCTTTATCATCAAGTTAAGAATTATGAAGAAAAAAATCCAAAAGAAATTCTTTCTTCTTCGCCAACCCAAAGAGTGGGAATGCCTCCTCTTCTTGAATTTCAAAAAAGCACACATAAAAAGAAAATGTGGAGCTTAGATGATGTTTTTAATTTCGAAGAATTAACAGAATGGTGTCAAAGGATTTTTAAACTTTATCCTGATGCGAGTTTTACTTGTTCTCCAAAATTTGATGGCGCTTCATTGAATCTGTATTATGAAAATGGAAAGCTAAAAAGTGCAGCTACGCGTGGAGATGGTGTGATGGGAGAACTAGTAACACAAAATGCTAAAACTATCCCTTCAATTCCTCTCGAGATTCCTTATTTTGATAATATCGAAGTGCGCGGGGAAGTGGTGATTACAAAAGAAGATTTTGAAAAAATTAATACTGAGAGATTAGAAAATAATGAAAGCTTGTTTGCTAACCCAAGAAACGCGGCAGCAGGGAGTATGCGACAATTAGATAGTGCGATTACTGCGCGTAGAAAGTTGCGTTTTATTCCATGGGGATTTGGCGAGCATACATTACAGCAAGATAGTTTTTTTGAAAGTATGCAAAAAATTTTGTCATTAGGTTTTTATCCTGTTCCTTTTGTAAAAGTTTGCAAGGATTTGAAATCTATTCAAGCATATTATGAAGAAATTATGAAAATGCGTACAGATTTTGAAATGATGCTTGATGGTATGGTGGTGATGGTAGATTCTTTTAAACAGCAAGAAAGTTTGGGTTTTACGATAAAATCTCCGCGTTTTGCTTGTGCATATAAGTTTCCCGCAGTTGAAAAACATACAAAAATTTTATCAATAACAAATCAAGTAGGAAGGACAGGGGTGATTACTCCTGTAGCCGAGCTTGAACCTGTAGAGATTGAGGGTGCAGAGATAAAAAGGGCAACTTTGCATAATTATAAAGAAATTGAAAAAAAAGATATAAGAATGTTAGACTGGGTTGTTGTGATTAGAAGTGGGGATGTAATTCCAAAAATTATTAAACCGCTTGTAGAAAAACGCACAGGAGAAGAAAAAAAGATATTGCCTCCTACGCATTGTCCTGTGTGTAATCAAGAGCTTCTGATAGAAGATATTTTTATTAAATGCCAAAATTTACTTTGTGAAGCAAGGGTTAAGGAAAGTATTGTGCATTTTGCAAGCAAAAAGGCTTTAAATATTGATGGGTTGGGTGAGAGGATTGTTTATCAGCTTTTTGATGCAAATTTGGTGCATAGTGTGATTGATCTTTATAGTTTAGATTATGGAGAACTTTTAAAACTAGAAGGCTTCAAAGAAAAAAAAGCAAAAAATCTTTTAGAATCTATTGCAAATACGAAAAATATTGATTTGTGGCGGTTAATTAATGCATTAGGGATCGAGCATATTGGTGAGGGGGCGAGTAAAAAACTTGCACAAAGTTTTGGACTATCGTGTTTTGAAAAAAATATTGAGGAGATTATTGGGCTTGAGGGGTTTGGTGAGGAGATGGCAAAATCTTTTGTAGAATTCTCTAATATTAATAAAAATTTAGTGCAAATGCTCTTAAAGATTCTTACACCCAAAAATATAATACAAGAGCAAAAACAAAATTATTTTTCTAAGAAGAAAATTGTATTAACAGGGACATTGCAGCAACCAAGAGATTTGATTGTTGCGATGCTTGAGAATGTTGGGGCTAAGGTATCTAATTCTGTGAGTTCTAAAGTCGATTTTGTAATCTGTGGAGAAAATGCAGGGAGCAAGCTAGAAAAAGCACAGGCTTTGGGGGTTAAAATTTTAAATGAAAGTGAGTTTTTTGCATACTTTAATAAAGAGTCGTAA
- a CDS encoding ribonucleoside-diphosphate reductase subunit alpha: MITVTKRNGRIEPLDLTKIHKYTLSAVRGLSGVSQSELETSSHIYFKNGITTEEIQQSLIKTAVSKIEIDAPNWTFVAARLFLYDLYHKVSGFTGYKTLKEYFERAENEGRIIHGLKEQFDLDLLNSHIVPERDLQFNYLGIKTLYDRYLLKDRQDRPIELPQHMFMAIAMFLAQNEKDKNHYAIQFYNVLSKFEVITATPTLSNARTPRHQLSSCYIGSTPDNIEGIFDAYKEMALLSKYGGGIGWDYSRVRGLGSFIDGHKNAAGGVIPFLKITNDIAIAVDQLGTRKGAIAPYLEIWHNDIQEFIELKKNSGEERRRTHDLFPALWICDLFMKRVEEDSHWTLFDPYQCSELLELYGEEFEKKYIELENSEEILKETISAKTLWKKILTNYFETGSPFLCFKDNANRANPNGHCGIIRSSNLCTEIFQNTAPDHYKIEVEFEDGTKKFFEENILVCTDAGVQKKANKITALDSLNGKKVFMSQRIKEDGNTAVCNLASINLSRINTKEEIERVVPIAVRMLDNVIDLNLYPNRKVKTTNLSNRAVGLGIMGEAEMLASAQIHWGSQEHLEKIDSIMESISYNAILASSNLAVEKGVYSQFKGSNWSKGIFPIDVANKEACKLVDCKGLFNLDYDWEFLRKKVKNDGMRNGYLMAIAPTSSISILAGTTQTIEPIYKVKWFEENLSGMIPNVVPNMNLNTLPYYIRSYDLDQKLIIKAAAVRQKWIDQGQSTNIFIKLENNPSIKSLHEIYLLAWKLGLKSTYYLRSESPEAKEDIMDRSIECYNCQ; this comes from the coding sequence ATGATTACAGTTACCAAAAGAAATGGCAGAATAGAACCTCTAGATCTTACAAAAATCCATAAATACACCTTAAGTGCAGTAAGGGGCCTTAGCGGTGTAAGTCAAAGTGAACTTGAAACTAGTAGCCATATTTATTTTAAAAATGGTATCACTACCGAAGAAATCCAACAAAGTCTTATTAAAACCGCTGTAAGCAAGATTGAAATTGATGCACCAAATTGGACCTTCGTAGCTGCAAGACTTTTTCTTTATGATCTCTATCACAAAGTTAGTGGCTTTACAGGATATAAAACCCTAAAAGAATATTTTGAAAGAGCAGAAAATGAAGGTAGAATTATTCATGGACTAAAAGAACAATTTGATCTTGATTTGTTAAATAGCCATATCGTACCAGAAAGAGATTTGCAATTCAATTATCTTGGTATCAAAACACTTTATGACCGCTATTTACTAAAAGACAGACAAGACAGACCTATAGAGCTACCACAGCATATGTTTATGGCAATTGCAATGTTTTTAGCACAAAATGAAAAAGATAAAAATCACTATGCTATTCAATTTTATAATGTGCTTTCAAAATTTGAAGTTATCACCGCAACTCCTACTTTATCAAATGCAAGAACCCCACGCCATCAACTAAGTTCTTGTTATATTGGTAGCACTCCTGATAATATCGAAGGAATCTTTGATGCTTACAAAGAAATGGCACTACTCTCTAAATACGGTGGCGGAATTGGTTGGGATTACTCACGCGTAAGGGGATTAGGTAGCTTTATTGATGGACATAAAAATGCTGCAGGGGGCGTGATACCTTTCTTAAAAATTACAAATGATATAGCTATTGCTGTCGATCAACTTGGCACAAGAAAAGGTGCTATTGCTCCATATTTAGAAATTTGGCATAACGATATTCAAGAATTTATTGAATTGAAAAAAAATAGTGGAGAAGAAAGACGCAGAACACATGATCTATTCCCTGCACTCTGGATTTGTGATCTTTTTATGAAAAGAGTGGAAGAAGATTCACACTGGACACTTTTTGATCCCTATCAATGCAGCGAGTTATTAGAACTTTATGGTGAAGAATTTGAAAAAAAATATATCGAGCTTGAAAACTCTGAAGAAATTTTGAAAGAAACAATCAGCGCTAAAACACTTTGGAAAAAAATTCTTACAAATTATTTTGAAACAGGTTCGCCTTTCCTATGTTTCAAAGATAATGCAAACCGTGCTAATCCAAATGGGCATTGTGGAATTATTAGAAGTTCCAATCTCTGTACAGAAATTTTCCAAAATACCGCACCAGATCATTACAAAATAGAAGTTGAGTTTGAAGATGGTACAAAAAAATTTTTTGAAGAAAATATTTTAGTTTGCACAGATGCAGGCGTACAAAAAAAGGCAAATAAAATCACCGCACTAGATTCTTTAAATGGTAAAAAGGTATTTATGTCTCAACGTATTAAGGAAGATGGGAATACTGCTGTATGCAACCTTGCAAGTATTAACCTTAGTCGCATCAACACAAAAGAAGAAATCGAGCGTGTGGTACCTATTGCAGTAAGAATGCTTGATAATGTCATTGATCTTAATCTTTACCCTAATCGAAAAGTAAAAACTACCAACCTATCTAATCGTGCGGTGGGTCTAGGAATCATGGGTGAGGCAGAAATGCTTGCCAGTGCACAAATCCATTGGGGGAGTCAAGAACATTTAGAAAAAATCGATTCTATTATGGAATCTATTAGCTATAATGCTATTCTAGCAAGCTCCAATCTCGCTGTAGAAAAAGGTGTCTACTCTCAATTTAAAGGCTCTAATTGGAGTAAAGGAATTTTTCCGATTGATGTAGCCAATAAAGAAGCTTGTAAACTTGTTGATTGTAAAGGCTTATTTAATCTTGATTATGATTGGGAATTTTTACGCAAAAAAGTCAAAAATGATGGTATGCGTAATGGATATTTAATGGCAATTGCCCCTACCTCAAGTATTTCTATTCTTGCTGGTACTACACAAACTATTGAACCAATTTATAAAGTCAAATGGTTTGAAGAAAATCTCAGTGGCATGATTCCTAATGTTGTACCAAATATGAACCTTAATACACTACCCTATTATATAAGATCTTATGATCTTGATCAAAAACTTATTATCAAGGCAGCAGCTGTGCGTCAAAAATGGATAGATCAGGGACAAAGCACAAATATTTTCATTAAGCTTGAAAATAACCCAAGCATCAAAAGCTTACATGAAATTTATCTACTAGCATGGAAGCTTGGATTAAAATCAACCTACTATCTAAGAAGTGAAAGTCCTGAAGCTAAAGAAGATATCATGGATAGAAGCATAGAATGCTATAATTGTCAATAA
- a CDS encoding NAD(P)H-dependent oxidoreductase, producing MKDLFLQAMRRRFACKVFDSSKSIKEEDFEAILESARLTPSSFGLEPTRILVIKNQKLRQEIQPLCWNQKQITQADKLVILTSKTMDLLSQTHYTTKMFERKVGKDKQALIDYKDKRYKNFLESNGYCDCNSLYQWTSRQAYLMASSMINCASFLNIDSCPIEGFEKKALEKLLGLDPFVEQISLILTFGYHLETPSTKSQRLEKSELITYI from the coding sequence ATGAAAGATTTATTTTTACAGGCAATGCGAAGACGCTTTGCGTGCAAAGTTTTTGACTCTTCAAAATCCATCAAAGAAGAGGATTTTGAAGCAATTTTAGAATCCGCTAGACTTACCCCCAGCTCTTTTGGGTTAGAACCTACGCGTATTTTGGTGATAAAAAATCAAAAACTTCGCCAAGAAATACAACCACTTTGTTGGAATCAAAAACAAATTACCCAAGCAGACAAATTAGTAATTCTTACTTCAAAAACTATGGATCTTTTATCTCAAACTCACTACACTACTAAAATGTTTGAACGCAAAGTAGGGAAAGATAAACAAGCACTAATTGACTACAAAGACAAAAGATATAAAAACTTTTTAGAATCAAACGGATATTGCGATTGCAATTCACTTTATCAGTGGACTTCAAGACAGGCTTATCTTATGGCAAGCTCCATGATAAATTGCGCAAGTTTTCTTAACATTGATAGTTGTCCGATTGAAGGCTTTGAAAAAAAGGCTTTAGAAAAACTATTAGGACTTGATCCTTTTGTAGAACAAATTTCTTTGATTCTAACTTTTGGATACCATCTTGAGACTCCAAGCACAAAATCCCAAAGACTAGAAAAATCCGAACTTATTACATATATTTAA
- the fliK gene encoding flagellar hook-length control protein FliK: MVANSLHDAIDKNQKSKKIPISSVVSQNLEEKRQGGIQEKIVGLEEEFLQSQENLKNLEEMLGESEESGIVKENQENKTESIKPQNTANVATLKTQDDKNFSLKTTLSSFAQQIKESIKQYKPPLTKLSIDLNPEKLGKIELSITKKGKDLHISITSNTQAINMFAQNQVDLRQNLQNIGFNNIDFNFSQNGSSQQKEEGKREKRNKNSLQEYQEIEEISNHNYDTLEIVLPKYA, encoded by the coding sequence GTGGTTGCCAATTCTTTGCATGATGCTATAGATAAGAATCAAAAAAGCAAAAAAATTCCAATTAGTAGTGTTGTATCACAAAATTTGGAAGAGAAGAGACAAGGGGGGATTCAGGAAAAGATAGTAGGTTTGGAAGAGGAGTTTTTGCAATCCCAAGAAAATTTAAAAAATTTAGAAGAAATGTTAGGGGAGAGTGAAGAAAGTGGCATTGTAAAAGAAAATCAGGAAAATAAGACAGAAAGTATAAAGCCTCAAAATACCGCAAATGTTGCTACACTAAAAACACAAGATGATAAAAATTTTAGTTTAAAAACTACGCTAAGTTCTTTTGCACAGCAAATTAAAGAATCTATTAAACAATATAAACCTCCGCTTACAAAATTAAGCATTGATCTTAATCCGGAAAAATTAGGAAAAATTGAATTAAGTATTACTAAAAAGGGTAAGGATTTGCATATTAGCATTACTTCTAATACCCAAGCTATCAATATGTTTGCACAAAATCAAGTGGATTTGAGACAGAATCTTCAAAACATAGGGTTTAATAATATTGATTTTAATTTCTCACAAAATGGCTCATCACAACAAAAAGAAGAAGGAAAAAGGGAAAAAAGGAACAAAAATAGCTTACAAGAATATCAAGAAATTGAAGAAATCTCAAATCATAATTATGATACTTTAGAGATTGTTCTACCAAAATACGCATAA
- the typA gene encoding translational GTPase TypA, whose protein sequence is MQQIRNIAVIAHVDHGKTTLVDGLLSQSGTFGERDKLDERVMDSNDLERERGITILSKNTAINYKGTKINIIDTPGHADFGGEVERVLKMVDGVLLLVDAQEGVMPQTKFVVKKALNFGIRPIVIVNKIDKPAAEPDRVVNEVFDLFVAMGANDEQLDFPIIYAAARDGYAIKDLNDEKKSLEPLFETIIEHVPMPSGSVDSPLQMQIFTLDYDNYVGKIGIARVFNGKVKKGENVLLAKGNGEKETGRITKLIGFMGLARTEIEEAQAGDIVAIAGFNTIDVGDSLVDPNNPMPLDPMHLEEPTMSVYFAVNDSPLAGLEGKHVTANKLKDRLLKEMQTNIAMRCEEMGEGKFRVSGRGELQITILAENLRREGFEFSISRPEVIIKEENGVKTEPFEHLVIDTPQDFSGTIIERLGRRKAEMKAMNPMGDGYTRLEFEIPARGLIGYRSEFLTDTKGEGVMNHSFLEFRPYSGSVESRKNGALVSMENGEATGFSLFNIQERGVLFITPQTKVYVGMIIGEHSRDNDLDVNPVKSKHLTNMRASGSDDAIKLVPPRDLTLERALEWIEDDEILEITPLNIRIRKKYLDPNERRRMARK, encoded by the coding sequence ATGCAACAAATTAGAAATATCGCAGTTATCGCACACGTAGATCATGGTAAAACAACGCTGGTTGATGGGCTTTTAAGCCAGTCAGGAACCTTTGGTGAGAGAGATAAACTTGATGAAAGAGTAATGGATAGTAATGACCTAGAAAGAGAAAGAGGTATCACAATTCTCTCAAAAAATACCGCTATCAATTATAAAGGTACAAAAATTAACATTATTGACACTCCAGGGCACGCAGATTTTGGTGGGGAAGTTGAACGAGTACTTAAAATGGTAGATGGTGTGTTACTCCTTGTAGATGCGCAAGAAGGAGTTATGCCACAAACTAAATTTGTTGTAAAAAAAGCTTTAAATTTTGGAATCCGCCCCATTGTAATTGTTAATAAAATTGACAAGCCTGCAGCAGAACCCGACAGAGTAGTTAATGAGGTTTTTGACCTTTTTGTAGCAATGGGTGCAAATGATGAACAACTTGACTTTCCTATTATCTATGCAGCAGCGCGTGATGGCTATGCAATCAAAGATTTAAATGATGAAAAAAAGAGCCTTGAGCCACTTTTTGAAACCATTATTGAACATGTTCCTATGCCAAGTGGCAGCGTAGATTCCCCGTTGCAAATGCAAATTTTTACACTTGATTATGATAATTATGTAGGAAAAATTGGTATTGCAAGAGTATTTAATGGAAAAGTAAAAAAAGGTGAAAATGTCCTACTTGCAAAAGGTAATGGGGAAAAAGAAACGGGTAGAATCACAAAACTTATTGGCTTCATGGGATTAGCGCGTACAGAAATCGAAGAAGCACAAGCAGGTGATATTGTTGCAATTGCTGGATTTAACACAATTGATGTAGGAGATTCTTTGGTAGATCCAAATAATCCTATGCCACTTGATCCTATGCATTTAGAAGAACCGACTATGAGTGTATATTTTGCAGTAAATGATAGTCCGCTTGCAGGATTAGAAGGCAAACATGTAACTGCAAACAAACTCAAAGATAGACTTCTTAAAGAAATGCAAACTAATATTGCAATGCGTTGTGAAGAAATGGGCGAAGGTAAATTCCGTGTAAGTGGGCGTGGTGAGTTACAAATCACAATTTTAGCCGAAAATCTTCGCCGCGAAGGTTTTGAATTTTCTATTTCACGCCCTGAAGTAATCATTAAAGAAGAAAATGGTGTGAAAACCGAACCTTTTGAGCACTTAGTTATCGACACACCTCAAGATTTTAGTGGCACAATCATTGAGAGATTAGGGCGTAGAAAAGCTGAAATGAAAGCCATGAATCCTATGGGTGATGGCTACACAAGACTAGAGTTTGAGATTCCTGCAAGAGGTCTCATTGGCTATAGAAGTGAATTTTTGACAGACACAAAAGGAGAAGGTGTTATGAATCACTCCTTTTTGGAATTCCGTCCCTATAGTGGTAGCGTAGAATCTCGCAAAAATGGTGCATTAGTCTCTATGGAAAATGGTGAAGCAACAGGCTTCTCTCTCTTTAATATTCAAGAGCGTGGGGTATTGTTTATCACACCACAAACAAAAGTTTATGTAGGAATGATTATTGGGGAACATAGCAGAGATAACGATCTAGATGTAAATCCAGTAAAATCTAAACATCTTACAAACATGCGTGCAAGTGGGAGCGATGATGCGATAAAACTCGTCCCGCCAAGAGATTTAACACTAGAGCGTGCATTAGAGTGGATTGAAGATGATGAAATTTTAGAAATCACTCCACTTAATATTAGAATCAGAAAAAAATATCTTGATCCTAATGAACGCAGAAGAATGGCAAGAAAATAA
- a CDS encoding flagellar hook-basal body complex protein, which produces MNNTILNSYSGIKSHQFGLDSISNNIANVNTTGYRENIPEFKSLLSEHIDSINSNTVSSDRNFGTTVSSNAISTKSGNYKPSEGEFDMAYNGKGWFVVGKNEKGSLTIEEDSYEGEQENYFTRDGSFSRDSEGYLVNSSGYYVYGVDLGKIQGNVLTDKSVEEDKKALKANKLTPLKIPQNIIYQPTQTTKVELSLNLNTQKDSTLLENYLFDKNGNFLEQELKNLDVNALFNNEKQPLDARVNNDIRIRINQNDEEKEYIFKYSPKKELGENEFHSIEDLQKLFKEQTGLELDVERNAEGVPAKPLAFELKNTQDDMQLTLGGKFIDRLGLTLSNMPIKNNEAQRSNALYIASYTTNAEIFDDNGDKFYIKTEYYLNETGNNIENVNQKWTTRTQIYDKDYKEFEEKVYETNLEFNSDHQAVKKEPLEIDFKNAKISYSFDGVGEDLSSNLGYQDSALLKTQADGRTEGKLSEIRVDEDGIIKLYFTNGAETPVGRVGIVAFSNDQGLKKAGSNMFEISQAVDNNGDNKILSGAPILGWDDMGEGKLKFGHIMHKYLETSNTDVTSALTNLILMQRGYSMNAKAFNAGDDLMKEAINLKR; this is translated from the coding sequence ATGAACAACACAATTCTTAATTCCTATAGCGGTATTAAAAGCCATCAATTTGGTTTAGATAGTATTTCTAATAATATTGCAAATGTTAATACTACAGGATATAGAGAAAATATTCCAGAGTTCAAATCTCTTTTGAGTGAGCATATTGATTCTATTAATTCTAATACCGTTAGCAGTGACCGCAATTTTGGTACCACAGTATCAAGTAATGCAATTTCTACAAAGAGTGGAAATTATAAGCCAAGTGAAGGCGAATTTGATATGGCTTATAACGGGAAGGGGTGGTTTGTTGTTGGAAAAAATGAAAAAGGAAGCTTGACTATTGAAGAAGATAGTTATGAAGGAGAGCAAGAAAATTATTTTACACGCGATGGATCTTTTAGTCGTGATAGTGAAGGGTATCTTGTAAATTCTTCTGGTTATTATGTATATGGGGTTGATTTAGGAAAAATACAGGGCAATGTACTAACAGATAAGAGTGTAGAAGAGGATAAGAAGGCATTAAAAGCAAACAAACTCACCCCATTAAAGATTCCACAAAATATTATTTATCAACCTACGCAAACTACAAAGGTAGAACTCTCGCTAAACCTCAACACGCAAAAAGATTCTACTTTGTTAGAAAATTATTTATTTGATAAAAATGGAAACTTTTTAGAGCAAGAATTAAAAAATCTTGATGTTAATGCATTGTTTAATAATGAAAAACAACCTTTAGATGCAAGAGTAAATAATGATATTAGAATCCGTATCAATCAAAATGATGAGGAAAAAGAATATATTTTTAAGTATAGCCCTAAAAAAGAATTGGGAGAAAATGAGTTTCACTCTATTGAGGATTTGCAAAAATTATTCAAAGAGCAAACAGGGCTTGAGCTTGATGTAGAGAGAAATGCTGAGGGTGTGCCTGCTAAGCCTTTGGCATTTGAACTTAAAAATACTCAAGATGATATGCAATTAACACTTGGAGGTAAATTTATCGATCGTTTGGGTTTGACATTGTCTAATATGCCTATTAAAAATAACGAAGCACAAAGAAGCAATGCACTTTATATTGCATCTTATACGACAAATGCAGAAATTTTTGATGATAATGGAGATAAGTTTTATATTAAGACAGAATATTATTTAAATGAAACAGGTAATAATATAGAAAATGTCAATCAAAAATGGACAACACGCACACAAATTTATGATAAAGATTATAAGGAATTTGAAGAAAAAGTTTATGAAACAAATTTAGAGTTTAATTCTGATCATCAAGCTGTTAAAAAAGAGCCACTAGAAATTGATTTTAAAAATGCAAAGATTAGTTATTCTTTTGATGGAGTAGGTGAGGATTTATCTAGTAATTTAGGTTATCAAGATTCTGCACTTTTAAAAACTCAAGCAGATGGTAGAACAGAGGGAAAACTTAGTGAGATTCGTGTAGATGAGGATGGAATTATTAAGCTTTATTTTACTAATGGTGCAGAAACTCCTGTGGGAAGAGTTGGCATTGTTGCATTTTCTAATGATCAAGGTTTGAAAAAAGCAGGTAGTAATATGTTTGAAATCTCTCAAGCAGTTGATAATAATGGAGATAATAAAATTTTAAGTGGTGCGCCTATTTTAGGTTGGGATGATATGGGAGAAGGGAAATTAAAATTTGGGCATATTATGCATAAATATCTTGAGACAAGCAATACTGATGTAACTAGTGCATTAACAAATCTTATTTTAATGCAAAGAGGGTATTCTATGAATGCTAAAGCATTTAATGCTGGCGACGATTTAATGAAAGAAGCGATTAATTTGAAGCGTTAA